A genomic window from Cardiocondyla obscurior isolate alpha-2009 linkage group LG02, Cobs3.1, whole genome shotgun sequence includes:
- the Dppiii gene encoding dipeptidyl peptidase 3 isoform X2 translates to MSKSRVLNAFRLITNRGRSYHSLPYVRVSRKFQADQYSTGKPCLRMQQLYSTMSVDTSLYTLPNHQPVVALECDTAFKSLTQNEKLYAHYLSQASWNGGLIVLIQTSPESPLIFALLHKIYLAEPIDNLKGAALRAGITEDDFTAFLVYSCGIFSNAGNYKAMGDTKIIPNFPQNVFEKIIKASNAYKNNPTEIQYIWNNISNVVYSLDGKLKSLGLNDKGITTYFSANCTEKDADKVNAFMQHKGLESCNARCFKTVRRDPASGNDINVYEIKLASVETSDDPKITLPEETYENAKFKITRGDYSKLMVPVVENLRKAKEYASNQIEKNMLDKYIDHFVTGSLDDHKDGSRLWIKDKGPSIETYIGFIETYRDPAGQRGEFEGFVAMVNRQMSEKFATLVNRAEEFIPKLPWNKDFEKDTFLRPDFTSLDVLTFSGSGIPSGINIPNYDEIRQSEGFKNVSLGNVINAHMKDIQAIPFLSDTDQDLMRKYRVISFEVQVGLHELLGHGTGKLFKQTEPNTYNFDRDNVKNPLTGGKIDKFFLKGETYDSKFGSLGSTYEECRAEAVGLYLSLDKEVLSIFGHEGQVAEDIIYVNWLTLLWGGFAKAFEMYQPSTQTWSQAHSQARYVLLRVCLEAGQDFVTVVETEEGKNLRMIIDRSKIFTVGKKAIGDFLLKLHVYKSLGDVESAKEMYNRYSEVPENGPYPWGRWRDLILSRKEPRKIFVQSNTFVDDSNNVILKNYESSFTGLVQSWTERFPSSDISQTLIELWEKDKHYFIEN, encoded by the exons ATGTCGAAGTCACGAGTTTTAAACGCATTCAGGTTAATTACGAATCGCGGAAGATCGTATCACTCGCTGCCGTATGTGAGAGTCTCTCGCAAATTTCAAGCTGACCAGTATTCGACCGGTAAACCGTGTTTACG TATGCAGCAGCTGTATTCAACAATGAGTGTGGACACTTCTTTGTATACATTACCGAACCATCAACCTGTGGTTGCGCTAGAATGTGATACCGCGTTCAAATCCTTGACGCAAAATGAAAAGCTGTATGCTCATTACTTGAGCCAGGCCTCATGGAATGGAGGATTAATAGTACTGATACAAACGTCGCCGGAATCTCCACTGATATTCGCATTGTTGCACAAAATTTATCTTGCGGAACCTATTGACAATTTAAAAGGCGCGGCATTGCGCGCCGGTATTACCGAAGATGATttcacg GCCTTCCTGGTTTACAGCTGTGGAATATTTTCAAATGCAGGAAACTATAAAGCCATGGGCGATACGAAAATCATCCCAAATTTTCCACAGAATGtgtttgagaaaataataaaagcctCAAACGCTTATAAAAACAATCCTACAGAGATACAGTATATATGGAATAACATTTCGAACGTTGTGTATTCTTTAGACGGTAAATTGAAATCGTTGGGCTTAAACGACAAGGGTATCACAACTTATTTCTCTGCAAATTGTACCGAAAAAGATGCGGACAAAGTTAACGCATTTATGCAGCATAAAGGTCTGGAATCCTGTAATGCAAGATGCTTCAAGACAGTAAGGCGAGATCCCGCGAGCGGTAATGATATCAACGTATACGAGATTAAATTGGCATCTGTGGAAACGTCCGACGATCCAAAGATAACGCTGCCCGAAGAAACGTATGAGAATGCCAAGTTCAAAATTACGAGAGGAGACTACAGCAAACTTATGGTGCCTGTCGTGGAAAACTTGAGAAAAGCCAAGGAGTATGCATCTAATCAGATTGAAAAAAACATGCTGGACAAATATATCGATCATTTTGTAACAGGATCTTTAGATGATCATAAAGACGGATCTCGTCTTTGGATAAAGGACAAAGGGCCGTCTATTGAGACTTATATTGGTTTTATAGAGACGTATCGAGACCCAGCGGGTCAACGAGGAGAATTCGAAGGTTTTGTGGCGATGGTGAACAGACAAATGTCTGAGAAATTCGCTACATTGGTTAATAGAGCCGAGGAATTTATTCCGAAGTTGCCGTGGAATAAAGATTTCGAGAAGGATACGTTTTTAAGGCCAGACTTCACATCCTTGGATGTTCTTACATTCTCAGGTTCTGGTATTCCATCGGGAATAAATATTCCTAATTACGATGAGATTAGACAGTCCGAAGGCTTTAAAAACGTATCGTTAGGAAACGTTATAAATGCGCATATGAAAGATATTCAGGCAATTCCGTTTTTATCTGATACCGATCAAGACTTGATGCGCAAGTATAGAGTAATCAGCTTTGAAGTGCAGGTCGGTCTGCACGAACTCCTCGGTCACGGTAccggtaaattatttaaacaaactGAGCCGAATACGTATAACTTTGACCGTGATAACGTAAAAAATCCTCTTACCGGTggtaaaatagataaattctTTCTGAAGGGCGAGACCTACGATTCTAAATTCGGTTCTCTGGGATCCACGTACGAAGAGTGCCGAGCAGAAGCGGTCGGTCTTTATTTGAGCTTAGATAAAGAGGTATTAAGCATATTTGGTCACGAGGGACAAGTAGCagaagatataatttatgtgaATTGGTTGACTTTGCTGTGGGGCGGTTTTGCGAAGGCTTTTGAAATGTACCAACCATCCACGCAGACGTGGTCCCAGGCTCACTCTCAAGCACGTTACGTTTTGCTTAGAGTGTGCCTGGAAGCAGGCCAAGATTTCGTCACTGTCGTCGAGACTGAAGAAGGCAAGAATCTTCGTATGATTATTGACCGAAGCAAAATCTTTACGGTTGGCAAAAAGGCCATTGGCGATTTTCTTTTGAAGTTGCATGTTTATAAGAGTTTAGGAGACGTTGAGTCGGCTAAGGAAATGTACAACAGATACAGCGAAGTGCCAGAGAATGGACCGTATCCGTGGGGTCGCTGGAGAGACCTAATTCTGTCTCGCAAAGAACCAAGAAAGATCTTCGTTCAATCAAATACATTTGTCGATG aTTCTAATAATGTGATACTAAAGAATTACGAATCGTCATTCACGGGGCTTGTTCAATCGTGGACTGAAAGATTCCCAAGCTCGGACATATCTCAAACGTTAATAGAACTCTGGGAAAAGGATAagcattattttatagaaaattaa
- the Rnf11 gene encoding RING finger protein 11 isoform X1 encodes MGNCLKRTAGNQQDNTTLLSNNPEPNVSTSGSSQEGLGPPIPYNVIHQTSYYPSIATRERHLQSTNLNIGRGIGVNLMQSAGSAGLSEEEQQVRIAKRIGLIQHLPIREYDGAKKGECVICMMELLAGEEVRYLPCMHTYHAICIDDWLLRSLTCPSCMEPVDAALISSYHPTT; translated from the exons ATGGGCAACTGCTTGAAGCGCACCGCTGGCAATCAACAGGACAATACCACCCTTTTGAGCAACAATCCCGAGCCCAACGTGTCGACGAGTGGGTCCTCGCAGGAGGGCCTCGGCCCGCCGATACCCTACAACGTAATTCAC cAGACGTCTTACTATCCGTCGATCGCCACGAGGGAACGTCACTTGCAGTCTACTAATTTGAACATTGGCCGTGGGATCggagtaaatttaatgcagAGTGCTGGTTCGGCTGGTTTGAGTGAAGAAGAACAACAAGTGAGGATCGCCAAGCGCATAGGACTGATACAGCATTTGCCGATACGGGAATACGACGGTGCTAAGAAGGGCGAGTGCGTGATATGCATGATGGAGCTGCTAGCCGGCGAGGAAGTGCGTTATCTGCCCTGTATGCACACCTACCACGCGATTTGCATCGATGACTGGCTGCTGCGCTCGCTGACGTGCCCGTCGTGCATGGAGCCGGTGGATGCGGCGCTGATCAGCTCATATCATCCGACTACTTAA
- the Lin gene encoding LOW QUALITY PROTEIN: protein lines (The sequence of the model RefSeq protein was modified relative to this genomic sequence to represent the inferred CDS: deleted 2 bases in 1 codon) has translation MPCSRWACLSRGHNGLTQNASNFWILGRSCLFLRCHLQKRADLTKVDGASSVVCPPVSVMEEPVKKKQRIEISAGAKNGLADIEELQRNLLARCLCHMPESSLRKPFTNFTVEEADGSIRYAVLSDWDTDQILEYLSALQLLFDLAIKQNARNVMCKRLADVCDAVGRNEHGIVDQMIDLSYTTNKFVSYAASRVLASFFIVTRDNVEAAWLERLTQSLVNTHSPSQMLFTLDVVKRVVEHKDCSVHPEDGDTSVPPAGCNTFVITDFDSTAVKAMCVKALESKWTILVSKFNDILAAYTPQHASVVITFLHLWETVISVKANLSVIDTKPFYSQLNNLVLLLNANVPGVIWRHLLGLFNEVLCYGSTLALQDVLPDEPCSLAHLIVRAVKDWRLLDALPYRHGSGRFGGGSGEGDRPLLQKMVLLVLKSVAVTVRETRSDSSDSSLGSEAEDLDEDMAVIERSIREVLRQLDQCVKALMPFHPEMPLSQWVVQMFHDQDDFLIEGMVCCLDVAVGLFYRGPPQNDLGQMLSPTLTFVQFIRAVSHDPDVLLDLLVSNETSFLLYLLRFLKYIRRNWIEFVRCCGRELDDTMTVLIRLRLAIDRLVSKNLFPYNISPVHRLLEKCESFYEGNVENGNLA, from the exons ATGCC GTGTTCTCGATGGGCATGTTTGTCCAGGGGCCACAATGGGCTGACACAGAATGCGAGTAATTTCTGGATACTCGGACGCTCCTGCCTCTTTCTGCGGTGTCATCTACAGAAGAGAGCTGACCTGACAAAAGTTGATGGTGCATCTTCAGTCGTC TGTCCTCCTGTCAGCGTAATGGAGGAGCCGGTTAAAAAGAAGCAGCGCATCGAGATTAGTGCGGGAGCAAAAAATGGGCTCGCCGACATCGAGGAACTGCAGAGGAACCTTCTCGCGCGATGCCTGTGCCATATGCCAGAGAGCAGCTTGCGCAAACCGTTCACGAATTTTACAGTGGAGGAGGCCGACGGTAGCATCCGTTACGCCGTTCTATCCGACTGGGATACGGACCAGATCCTAGAGTATTTGAGTGCCCTGCAGCTGCTGTTTGATTTAGCCATCAAGCAGAATGCGAGAAACGTAATGTGCAAGCGTCTGGCGGATGTTTGCGACGCGGTGGGACGAAATGAGCACGGAATCGTCGACCAGATGATCGATTTGTCCTACACGACCAACAAGTTCGTTTCGTATGCGGCGAGTCGCGTGCTCGCGTCGTTCTTCATCGTCACGAGAGATAACGTGGAGGCTGCCTGGCTGGAAAGGCTCACGCAGTCCTTGGTTAACACCCACTCACCCAGTCAGATGCTGTTCACTCTAGATGTCGTCAAAAGAGTGGTTGAGCACAAGGACTGCAGCGTACATCCGGAGGATGGTGACACATCCGTGCCACCGGCCGGCTGCAACACGTTCGTTATCACCGACTTCGACAGCACGGCCGTTAAAGCGATGTGCGTGAAGGCGCTCGAGTCCAAATGGACCATTCTTGTGTCTAAGTTCAACGACATTCTCGCGGCATACACGCCGCAGCACGCATCCGTTGTCATCACGTTCCTGCACCTGTGGGAGACCGTCATCTCGGTGAAGGCCAATCTTTCAGTCATCGACACTAAGCCATTCTACTCGCAGCTCAACAATCTCGTCCTGTTGTTGAACGCCAATGTTCCAGGTGTGATATGGCGACACTTGCTTGGACTATTCAACGAGGTGCTGTGCTATGGCAGTACGTTGGCACTGCAGGATGTTCTACCAGACGAACCGTGCTCCTTGGCACACTTAATTGTTCGTGCAGTCAAGGACTGGCGTCTGCTAGACGCGTTGCCGTACCGTCACGGTTCCGGCAGGTTCGGCGGCGGCTCCGGCGAAGGTGATCGCCCATTGTTACAGAAAATGGTGTTACTAGTGCTGAAGAGCGTTGCCGTGACAGTACGAGAGACGCGCAGCGATTCCAGCGACTCGTCTCTCGGCTCCGAGGCCGAAGATCTCGACGAGGACATGGCGGTGATCGAAAGAAGCATCCGTGAAGTACTTCGTCAACTGGATCAATGTGTGAAAGCCCTGATGCCGTTCCATCCGGAGATGCCGCTGTCGCAATGGGTCGTGCAGATGTTTCACGACCAGGATGACTTCCTGATCGAGGGTATGGTCTGCTGTCTGGATGTCGCCGTGGGCTTGTTTTATCGCGGCCCGCCGCAGAACGATCTAGGTCAGATGCTCAGTCCCACGTTGACCTTTGTGCAATTCATCCGCGCCGTATCGCACGACCCGGATGTCCTGCTGGATCTGCTGGTCAGCAATGAGACCAGCTTCCTGCTGTACCTCTTGCGATTCCTTAAATACATCAGGCGCAACTGGATCGAGTTTGTCAGGTGTTGCGGCCGCGAGTTGGACGACACTATGACGGTTTTAATAAGACTACGGCTGGCCATCGATCGGCTGGTGTCCAAAAACTTGTTCCCGTACAACATTAGTCCGGTTCATCGTTTACTCGAGAAATGCGAGTCGTTCTACGAGGGTAACGTGGAGAATGGTAATCTCGCGTAA
- the Rnf11 gene encoding RING finger protein 11 isoform X4, whose amino-acid sequence MGNCLKRTAGNQQDNTTLLSNNPEPNVSTSGSSQEGLGPPIPYNTSYYPSIATRERHLQSTNLNIGRGIGVNLMQSAGSAGLSEEEQQVRIAKRIGLIQHLPIREYDGAKKGECVICMMELLAGEEVRYLPCMHTYHAICIDDWLLRSLTCPSCMEPVDAALISSYHPTT is encoded by the exons ATGGGCAACTGCTTGAAGCGCACCGCTGGCAATCAACAGGACAATACCACCCTTTTGAGCAACAATCCCGAGCCCAACGTGTCGACGAGTGGGTCCTCGCAGGAGGGCCTCGGCCCGCCGATACCCTACAAC ACGTCTTACTATCCGTCGATCGCCACGAGGGAACGTCACTTGCAGTCTACTAATTTGAACATTGGCCGTGGGATCggagtaaatttaatgcagAGTGCTGGTTCGGCTGGTTTGAGTGAAGAAGAACAACAAGTGAGGATCGCCAAGCGCATAGGACTGATACAGCATTTGCCGATACGGGAATACGACGGTGCTAAGAAGGGCGAGTGCGTGATATGCATGATGGAGCTGCTAGCCGGCGAGGAAGTGCGTTATCTGCCCTGTATGCACACCTACCACGCGATTTGCATCGATGACTGGCTGCTGCGCTCGCTGACGTGCCCGTCGTGCATGGAGCCGGTGGATGCGGCGCTGATCAGCTCATATCATCCGACTACTTAA
- the Rnf11 gene encoding RING finger protein 11 isoform X2 encodes MGNCLKRTAGNQQDNTTLLSNNPEPNVSTSGSSQEGLGPPIPYNVIHTSYYPSIATRERHLQSTNLNIGRGIGVNLMQSAGSAGLSEEEQQVRIAKRIGLIQHLPIREYDGAKKGECVICMMELLAGEEVRYLPCMHTYHAICIDDWLLRSLTCPSCMEPVDAALISSYHPTT; translated from the exons ATGGGCAACTGCTTGAAGCGCACCGCTGGCAATCAACAGGACAATACCACCCTTTTGAGCAACAATCCCGAGCCCAACGTGTCGACGAGTGGGTCCTCGCAGGAGGGCCTCGGCCCGCCGATACCCTACAACGTAATTCAC ACGTCTTACTATCCGTCGATCGCCACGAGGGAACGTCACTTGCAGTCTACTAATTTGAACATTGGCCGTGGGATCggagtaaatttaatgcagAGTGCTGGTTCGGCTGGTTTGAGTGAAGAAGAACAACAAGTGAGGATCGCCAAGCGCATAGGACTGATACAGCATTTGCCGATACGGGAATACGACGGTGCTAAGAAGGGCGAGTGCGTGATATGCATGATGGAGCTGCTAGCCGGCGAGGAAGTGCGTTATCTGCCCTGTATGCACACCTACCACGCGATTTGCATCGATGACTGGCTGCTGCGCTCGCTGACGTGCCCGTCGTGCATGGAGCCGGTGGATGCGGCGCTGATCAGCTCATATCATCCGACTACTTAA
- the Dppiii gene encoding dipeptidyl peptidase 3 isoform X1, whose product MQQLYSTMSVDTSLYTLPNHQPVVALECDTAFKSLTQNEKLYAHYLSQASWNGGLIVLIQTSPESPLIFALLHKIYLAEPIDNLKGAALRAGITEDDFTAFLVYSCGIFSNAGNYKAMGDTKIIPNFPQNVFEKIIKASNAYKNNPTEIQYIWNNISNVVYSLDGKLKSLGLNDKGITTYFSANCTEKDADKVNAFMQHKGLESCNARCFKTVRRDPASGNDINVYEIKLASVETSDDPKITLPEETYENAKFKITRGDYSKLMVPVVENLRKAKEYASNQIEKNMLDKYIDHFVTGSLDDHKDGSRLWIKDKGPSIETYIGFIETYRDPAGQRGEFEGFVAMVNRQMSEKFATLVNRAEEFIPKLPWNKDFEKDTFLRPDFTSLDVLTFSGSGIPSGINIPNYDEIRQSEGFKNVSLGNVINAHMKDIQAIPFLSDTDQDLMRKYRVISFEVQVGLHELLGHGTGKLFKQTEPNTYNFDRDNVKNPLTGGKIDKFFLKGETYDSKFGSLGSTYEECRAEAVGLYLSLDKEVLSIFGHEGQVAEDIIYVNWLTLLWGGFAKAFEMYQPSTQTWSQAHSQARYVLLRVCLEAGQDFVTVVETEEGKNLRMIIDRSKIFTVGKKAIGDFLLKLHVYKSLGDVESAKEMYNRYSEVPENGPYPWGRWRDLILSRKEPRKIFVQSNTFVDDSNNVILKNYESSFTGLVQSWTERFPSSDISQTLIELWEKDKHYFIEN is encoded by the exons ATGCAGCAGCTGTATTCAACAATGAGTGTGGACACTTCTTTGTATACATTACCGAACCATCAACCTGTGGTTGCGCTAGAATGTGATACCGCGTTCAAATCCTTGACGCAAAATGAAAAGCTGTATGCTCATTACTTGAGCCAGGCCTCATGGAATGGAGGATTAATAGTACTGATACAAACGTCGCCGGAATCTCCACTGATATTCGCATTGTTGCACAAAATTTATCTTGCGGAACCTATTGACAATTTAAAAGGCGCGGCATTGCGCGCCGGTATTACCGAAGATGATttcacg GCCTTCCTGGTTTACAGCTGTGGAATATTTTCAAATGCAGGAAACTATAAAGCCATGGGCGATACGAAAATCATCCCAAATTTTCCACAGAATGtgtttgagaaaataataaaagcctCAAACGCTTATAAAAACAATCCTACAGAGATACAGTATATATGGAATAACATTTCGAACGTTGTGTATTCTTTAGACGGTAAATTGAAATCGTTGGGCTTAAACGACAAGGGTATCACAACTTATTTCTCTGCAAATTGTACCGAAAAAGATGCGGACAAAGTTAACGCATTTATGCAGCATAAAGGTCTGGAATCCTGTAATGCAAGATGCTTCAAGACAGTAAGGCGAGATCCCGCGAGCGGTAATGATATCAACGTATACGAGATTAAATTGGCATCTGTGGAAACGTCCGACGATCCAAAGATAACGCTGCCCGAAGAAACGTATGAGAATGCCAAGTTCAAAATTACGAGAGGAGACTACAGCAAACTTATGGTGCCTGTCGTGGAAAACTTGAGAAAAGCCAAGGAGTATGCATCTAATCAGATTGAAAAAAACATGCTGGACAAATATATCGATCATTTTGTAACAGGATCTTTAGATGATCATAAAGACGGATCTCGTCTTTGGATAAAGGACAAAGGGCCGTCTATTGAGACTTATATTGGTTTTATAGAGACGTATCGAGACCCAGCGGGTCAACGAGGAGAATTCGAAGGTTTTGTGGCGATGGTGAACAGACAAATGTCTGAGAAATTCGCTACATTGGTTAATAGAGCCGAGGAATTTATTCCGAAGTTGCCGTGGAATAAAGATTTCGAGAAGGATACGTTTTTAAGGCCAGACTTCACATCCTTGGATGTTCTTACATTCTCAGGTTCTGGTATTCCATCGGGAATAAATATTCCTAATTACGATGAGATTAGACAGTCCGAAGGCTTTAAAAACGTATCGTTAGGAAACGTTATAAATGCGCATATGAAAGATATTCAGGCAATTCCGTTTTTATCTGATACCGATCAAGACTTGATGCGCAAGTATAGAGTAATCAGCTTTGAAGTGCAGGTCGGTCTGCACGAACTCCTCGGTCACGGTAccggtaaattatttaaacaaactGAGCCGAATACGTATAACTTTGACCGTGATAACGTAAAAAATCCTCTTACCGGTggtaaaatagataaattctTTCTGAAGGGCGAGACCTACGATTCTAAATTCGGTTCTCTGGGATCCACGTACGAAGAGTGCCGAGCAGAAGCGGTCGGTCTTTATTTGAGCTTAGATAAAGAGGTATTAAGCATATTTGGTCACGAGGGACAAGTAGCagaagatataatttatgtgaATTGGTTGACTTTGCTGTGGGGCGGTTTTGCGAAGGCTTTTGAAATGTACCAACCATCCACGCAGACGTGGTCCCAGGCTCACTCTCAAGCACGTTACGTTTTGCTTAGAGTGTGCCTGGAAGCAGGCCAAGATTTCGTCACTGTCGTCGAGACTGAAGAAGGCAAGAATCTTCGTATGATTATTGACCGAAGCAAAATCTTTACGGTTGGCAAAAAGGCCATTGGCGATTTTCTTTTGAAGTTGCATGTTTATAAGAGTTTAGGAGACGTTGAGTCGGCTAAGGAAATGTACAACAGATACAGCGAAGTGCCAGAGAATGGACCGTATCCGTGGGGTCGCTGGAGAGACCTAATTCTGTCTCGCAAAGAACCAAGAAAGATCTTCGTTCAATCAAATACATTTGTCGATG aTTCTAATAATGTGATACTAAAGAATTACGAATCGTCATTCACGGGGCTTGTTCAATCGTGGACTGAAAGATTCCCAAGCTCGGACATATCTCAAACGTTAATAGAACTCTGGGAAAAGGATAagcattattttatagaaaattaa
- the Rnf11 gene encoding RING finger protein 11 isoform X3, which yields MGNCLKRTAGNQQDNTTLLSNNPEPNVSTSGSSQEGLGPPIPYNQTSYYPSIATRERHLQSTNLNIGRGIGVNLMQSAGSAGLSEEEQQVRIAKRIGLIQHLPIREYDGAKKGECVICMMELLAGEEVRYLPCMHTYHAICIDDWLLRSLTCPSCMEPVDAALISSYHPTT from the exons ATGGGCAACTGCTTGAAGCGCACCGCTGGCAATCAACAGGACAATACCACCCTTTTGAGCAACAATCCCGAGCCCAACGTGTCGACGAGTGGGTCCTCGCAGGAGGGCCTCGGCCCGCCGATACCCTACAAC cAGACGTCTTACTATCCGTCGATCGCCACGAGGGAACGTCACTTGCAGTCTACTAATTTGAACATTGGCCGTGGGATCggagtaaatttaatgcagAGTGCTGGTTCGGCTGGTTTGAGTGAAGAAGAACAACAAGTGAGGATCGCCAAGCGCATAGGACTGATACAGCATTTGCCGATACGGGAATACGACGGTGCTAAGAAGGGCGAGTGCGTGATATGCATGATGGAGCTGCTAGCCGGCGAGGAAGTGCGTTATCTGCCCTGTATGCACACCTACCACGCGATTTGCATCGATGACTGGCTGCTGCGCTCGCTGACGTGCCCGTCGTGCATGGAGCCGGTGGATGCGGCGCTGATCAGCTCATATCATCCGACTACTTAA